A single region of the Lotus japonicus ecotype B-129 chromosome 4, LjGifu_v1.2 genome encodes:
- the LOC130715867 gene encoding nodulin-26-like — protein sequence MGESSAPNGLNGAHEVVVNVNKDASKTIEVSDTNFTVSFLQKVIAELVGTYFFIFAGCASIVVNKNNDNVVTLPGIALVWGLAVMVLVYSLGHISGAHFNPAATIAFASTKRFPWKQVPAYVSAQVLGSTLASGTLRLIFSGKHNQFAGALPTGSNLQAFVIEFIITFFLIFILFGVATDDRAIGEVAGIVVGSTVLLNVLFAGPITGASMNPARSIGSAFVHNEYRGIWIYLLSPTLGAVAGAWVYNIVRYTDKPLREITKNVSFLKGI from the exons ATGGGTGAGAGTTCCGCACCCAATGGACTGAATGGAGCTCATGAGGTAGTTGTAAATGTAAACAAGGATGCCTCTAAGACAATTGAAGTCTCAGACACCAACTTCACTGTTTCTTTCTTGCAGAAG GTAATAGCTGAGTTGGTGGgtacttatttttttatatttgctGGTTGTGCTTCCATTGTGGTGAACAAGAACAATGACAATGTGGTCACACTTCCTGGTATTGCACTTGTCTGGGGACTGGCTGTGATGGTGCTGGTTTACTCTCTTGGTCACATTTCTGGTGCCCATTTCAATCCTGCTGCCACCATTGCATTTGCCTCCACCAAAAGGTTTCCCTGGAAGCAG GTACCAGCTTATGTATCAGCCCAGGTCCTTGGATCCACACTTGCAAGTGGAACTCTTAGACTAATATTCAGTGGCAAGCATAACCAATTTGCAGGAGCACTCCCAACTGGGTCTAATCTGCAAGCTTTTGTGATTGAATTCATAATCACTTTTTTCCTTATCTTTATCTTATTTGGGGTTGCCACTGATGATCGAGCG ATTGGTGAGGTTGCTGGGATTGTGGTGGGATCTACAGTGCTTTTGAATGTGTTGTTTGCAGG GCCAATAACTGGAGCATCAATGAACCCAGCAAGAAGCATAGGGTCTGCTTTTGTACACAATGAGTACAGAGGAATATGGATATACTTGCTATCTCCAACTCTGGGGGCAGTGGCTGGTGCATGGGTCTATAACATCGTTCGCTACACAGACAAGCCATTGCGTGAGATCACTAAAAATGTCTCTTTTCTCAAAGGAATATGA
- the LOC130715536 gene encoding nodulin-26-like — MDQDSASNGAHETVLNVSKDVSNTTEVSDTSFTVSFLQKIVAEVVGTYFMIFAGCASVVVNKNNDNVVTLPGISIVWGLAVMVLVYSVGHISGAHFNPAVTIAFATNRRFPWKQVPTYIAAQVLGSTLATGTLRLIFNGKHNQFTGTLPAGSNLQAFVIEFIITFYLMFIISGVATDNRAIGELAGIAVGSTVLLNVMFAGPITGASMNPARSIGPAIVHGEYRGIWIYLVSPIMGAVAGAWVYNIVRYTDKPLREITKSASFLKGVPRSGGSN; from the exons ATGGATCAAGATTCAGCATCAAATGGAGCCCATGAGACAGTTTTAAATGTAAGCAAGGATGTCTCTAACACTACTGAAGTCTCAGACACCTCTTTCACTGTTTCTTTCTTGCAAAAG ATAGTAGCTGAGGTGGTGGGAACATATTTTATGATATTTGCTGGTTGTGCTTCAGTGGTAGTGAACAAGAACAATGACAATGTGGTTACACTTCCTGGGATTTCAATTGTTTGGGGACTGGCTGTGATGGTGCTGGTTTACTCTGTTGGCCACATTTCTGGTGCCCATTTCAATCCTGCTGTCACCATTGCTTTTGCCACCAACAGAAGGTTTCCATGGAAGCAG GTACCTACTTATATAGCAGCTCAGGTTCTTGGATCCACACTTGCAACTGGAACTCTCAGGCTAATATTCAATGGCAAGCATAATCAGTTTACAGGAACACTCCCAGCTGGGTCTAACTTACAAGCTTTTGTGATTGAATTCATAATCACTTTTTACCTTATGTTCATCATATCTGGGGTGGCCACTGATAATCGAGCA ATTGGTGAGTTGGCTGGGATTGCCGTGGGATCTACAGTGCTCTTGAATGTGATGTTTGCAGG GCCAATAACTGGAGCATCAATGAACCCAGCAAGAAGCATAGGCCCTGCCATTGTGCATGGTGAATACAGAGGAATATGGATATACTTGGTGTCTCCAATTATGGGGGCAGTGGCTGGTGCATGGGTCTACAATATCGTTCGCTATACGGACAAGCCATTGCGTGAGATCACAAAGAGTGCCTCTTTTCTCAAAGGAGTACCTCGTAGTGGTGGCTCCAACTGA
- the LOC130714402 gene encoding seipin-2, which yields MDPGPQNQHDDVFFDAFHHCPFHHCSAVADNSPESSATASDPPIPSPASTIRRRSIRRRSPAKQSTHTDSFSDSIDTATTSLQNDPNLSILKENENSPKKIDSDEAKIRSFEEGNEESTITTASHDEGPGDSADSVAAETGGSPEKIDSDEEKLRSIPPPSVVTEERNEESTITTASHDDEGPGDSADSVAADHGDSPSSSLEFVAGLVIRVIMMQIKVFIFFVKSPVLLLFHGCMFFVDPFGTIRKGKSFFMEILDRVWGCVSAQGLFSEQNSFWNVAFRCGWGFLWSIYVCCILFGLLGSSVVVSGFVMKYLVEKPLQMKQVLNFDFTKQSPVAFVPVISCAGVGGGDDPENDLAVGKWMSRRVIPPKQKVQVTVALLVPESEYNTHLGIFQVRVDFLSYEGKTIASSSQPCMLKFRSEPIRLITTFLKIVPLVTGYGSETQTLKAKMRGFVEGDIPTSCLKVTLEQRAEYLPGAGIPQMYDSSIIVESELPFFKRIIWHWKMSIFIWITMMAFMMELLFVLVCCWPIIIPRTRQRSGSARGDGTQNNLQPPS from the exons ATGGACCCAGGCCCACAAAACCAACACGACGACGTTTTCTTCGACGCCTTTCACCACTGCCCCTTCCACCATTGCTCCGCCGTCGCTGACAACTCCCCGGAATCTTCCGCCACCGCTTCCGACCCACCCATCCCATCCCCAGCTTCCACAATCCGCCGCCGTTCAATTCGCCGTCGCTCACCGGCTAAGCAATCAACCCACACCGATTCCTTCAGCGATTCAATCGACACTGCCACAACGAGCCTTCAGAATGATCCGAATCTCTCGATTTTGAAGGAAAATGAGAATTCTCCTAAGAAAATCGATTCAGATGAAGCGAAAATTCGTTCGTTTGAAGAGGGAAACGAGGAATCGACGATAACTACAGCTTCGCATGACGAAGGACCCGGCGATTCCGCTGACTCGGTTGCGGCGGAGACCGGTGGTTCTCCCGAGAAAATCGATTCAGATGAAGAGAAACTTCGTTCAATTCCTCCTCCTAGTGTTGTAACCGAAGAACGAAACGAGGAATCGACGATAACTACAGCTTCGCATGATGACGAAGGACCTGGCGATTCCGCTGACTCGGTGGCGGCGGATCATGGTGATTCTCCGTCGAGCTCGCTTGAATTTGTGGCGGGGTTGGTGATTAGGGTAATCATGATGCAAATcaaggttttcattttctttgtgaaGTCACCAGTGTTGTTATTGTTTCATGGTTGCATGTTTTTTGTGGACCCTTTTGGAACAATTAGAAAGGGGAAGAGTTTTTTCATGGAGATTTTGGATAGAGTGTGGGGTTGTGTTTCAGCTCAGGGATTGTTCAGTGAGCAGAATTCATTCTGGAATGTTGCTTTTAGGTGTGGGTGGGGATTTTTGTGGTCTATCTATGTTTGCTGCATTTTGTTTGGTCTATTGGGTTCTTCAGTTGTGGTTAGTGGGTTTGTGATGAAGTACTTGGTGGAGAAGCCACTTCAGATGAAGcaggttttgaattttgatttcaCCAAGCAAAGTCCTGTTGCATTTGTGCCTGTGATATCGTGTGccggtgttggtggtggtgatgatccTGAGAATGACCTTGCAGTTGGCAAGTGGATGAGTAGAAGGGTTATACCTCCTAAGCAAAAGGTGCAAGTCACTGTTGCATTGCTTGTGCCAGAGTCAGAATATAACACACATCTTGGAATCTTTCAG GTCAGGGTAGACTTCTTATCTTATGAGGGTAAAACAATTGCAAGTTCGAGCCAACCTTGCATGTTAAAATTCAGAAGTGAGCCTATCCGTCTAATCACGACTTTCCTCAAGATTGTTCCTCTTGTTACTGGCTATGGATCAGAAACCCAGACTCTTAAAGCCAAGATGAGAGGCTTTGTTGAAGGGGATATACCTACTTCATGCTTAAAAGTAACCCTTGAGCAGCGAGCAGAATATCTACCAGGCGCTGGCATTCCTCAAATGTATGACTCATCTATAATTGTTGAATCAGAACTTCCTTTTTTCAAGAGGATTATATGGCATTGGAAGATGAGCATATTTATATGGATCACTATGATGGCATTCATGATGGAGTTACTCTTTGTTCTCGTGTGCTGTTGGCCTATAATTATTCCAAGAACCAGGCAAAGGAGTGGCTCTGCTCGAGGTGATGGTACTCAAAACAATCTTCAGCCCCCAAGTTGA